From the genome of Vicia villosa cultivar HV-30 ecotype Madison, WI linkage group LG2, Vvil1.0, whole genome shotgun sequence, one region includes:
- the LOC131652253 gene encoding subtilisin-like protease SBT1.7, whose translation MSDIIRLLTKASMKKSAVIIAFTILFVYGGVCTPSKEKANYIVHMAKSEMPSIFTHHSHWFQSTLRSVSPSAQILYSYDTAVHGFFTSLTAKEVQLLSNQTGILKISSDKKYQLFTTRSPQFLGLERIHAMFPALSNRSMEEIIVGVIDTGVWPESKSFDDTGYGAIPSTWKGFCETSIDFPISSCNKKLIGARFFLKGFEADVGRPINETKETRSPRDNHGHGTHTASTAVGSPVGNASLFGYASGTTRGMAPGARVAIYKVGWERGHVLESDIIAAIDQAIADKVNILSLSFGIISLDYYEDIIAIGAFAAMEHGIMVSCAGGNSGPGSSSMTNVAPWITTVGASTIDRDFPAYITLGNNQSYTGVSLYNGSSLPDTPVSFIYAGNASLLDHDEEDKASECVVGSLAKEKVTGKIVMCESGIPNAPGQGNTVKSLGALGMVLANLALQGEELLAEPHVLPTIVVKFKDGEAIKKYLFSSDPNKSMAKIVSGGTKFGVEVSPVVAGFSSRGPNLITPQILKPDLIAPGVNILAAFTRNDSIANEDWDSRRADFNVYSGTSMACPHVSGIAALIMSIHPDWSPAAIRSALMTTAYPAYKNGKTLLDGFNKKPATPFDFGAGHVDPVLALRPGLVYDLTVDDYLSFLCALNYSAADIETVVQRKYSCDIKKHYSVTNLNYPSFAVVFEERMEVVKHRRILTNVGAAGTYKVSVQSNASAVNVTVEPQVLRFEKDEKKSYVVTFTSTRTSSERDSFGSLEWSNENTVVRSPITFSWKKHKTD comes from the exons ATGAGCGACATTATAAGGCTTCTAACTAAG GCCAGTATGAAGAAATCTGCTGTGATAATTGCTTTTACGATTTTGTTCGTCTATGGTGGTGTCTGCACGCCTTCTAAGGAAAAGGCTAACTATATTGTTCATATGGCGAAATCGGAAATGCCATCCATATTCACCCACCATTCACACTGGTTTCAATCCACTCTGAGGTCGGTTTCTCCTTCCGCCCAAATTCTCTACAGCTATGACACAGCTGTTCATGGATTCTTTACCAGTTTAACTGCCAAGGAAGTGCAACTGCTGTCAAACCAAACTGGGATTCTGAAAATTTCATCGGATAAAAAGTATCAGCTTTTTACCACTAGGAGTCCACAGTTTCTTGGATTAGAAAGAATTCATGCCATGTTccctgcattgtcaaacagaagCATGGAGGAGATCATTGTTGGTGTTATAGACACCGGTGTTTGGCCTGAAAGCAAGAGCTTTGATGATACTGGATACGGGGCCATTCCCAGCACATGGAAAGGATTCTGTGAAACAAGTATAGATTTCCCGATCTCAAGCTGTAACAAGAAGCTGATTGGTGCCAGGTTCTTTTTGAAGGGTTTTGAGGCCGATGTTGGTCGTCCGATCAACGAAACCAAGGAAACTAGGTCTCCACGAGACAATCATGGCCATGGAACCCACACAGCTAGCACGGCAGTAGGGTCTCCAGTGGGAAATGCGAGCCTTTTTGGTTACGCTTCCGGTACAACACGTGGGATGGCCCCTGGGGCCAGAGTGGCTATATACAAGGTTGGCTGGGAACGTGGTCATGTTTTGGAGTCTGATATTATAGCCGCAATTGATCAAGCTATTGCTGACAAGGTCAATATTCTTTCGTTGTCATTCGGAATTATATCACTTGATTATTATGAGGACATCATCGCAATAGGAGCCTTTGCAGCAATGGAGCATGGAATTATGGTATCTTGTGCAGGAGGAAACTCTGGTCCCGGATCTTCTTCTATGACCAATGTAGCACCTTGGATTACCACAGTGGGTGCTAGCACAATCGACCGAGATTTCCCTGCATATATCACTCTTGGAAACAATCAAAGTTATACAGGAGTGTCTCTTTACAATGGTAGTTCTTTACCCGATACTCCTGTGTCGTTTATATATGCAGGGAATGCAAGCCTTCTTGATCATGATGAAGAAGACAAAGCTAGCGAGTGTGTGGTGGGTAGCCTGGCCAAAGAAAAAGTAACCGGGAAGATCGTGATGTGTGAGTCTGGAATCCCTAATGCTCCGGGGCAAGGAAATACAGTGAAATCACTTGGTGCTTTGGGTATGGTGTTGGCCAACCTTGCTTTACAGGGAGAGGAGTTGTTGGCAGAACCCCATGTTTTGCCAACAATAGTTGTCAAGTTCAAAGATGGTGAagccataaaaaaatatttgttttcttctGATCCTAATAAATCAATGGCTAAAATTGTTTCTGGAGGAACAAAGTTTGGGGTTGAGGTGTCTCCTGTTGTTGCAGGGTTTAGCTCACGAGGCCCCAATTTAATAACCCCGCAAATATTGAAGCCGGATTTAATTGCTCCAGGTGTTAACATCTTAGCAGCATTTACTAGGAATGATAGTATTGCTAATGAGGATTGGGATTCTAGGCGCGCGGATTTTAACGTTTACTCAGGTACATCCATGGCATGCCCTCACGTCAGTGGGATAGCAGCTTTAATCATGTCGATTCATCCAGATTGGAGTCCCGCTGCCATTCGATCTGCACTCATGACGACTGCTTATCCGGCTTACAAGAATGGAAAGACCCTGTTGGACGGCTTTAACAAAAAGCCTGCGACACCCTTTGATTTTGGGGCTGGACACGTGGACCCTGTTCTTGCACTACGTCCCGGACTTGTCTATGATCTTACAGTTGATGATTATTTGAGTTTCCTCTGTGCATTGAACTACTCAGCTGCAGATATCGAAACCGTGGTGCAAAGAAAGTATAGTTGTGACATAAAGAAACATTACAGTGTAACAAACCTCAATTACCCTTCGTTTGCTGTGGTCTTTGAAGAAAGGATGGAGGTTGTTAAACACAGGCGTATTCTGACGAACGTGGGTGCAGCAGGAACATATAAGGTGTCGGTTCAATCAAATGCATCTGCTGTGAATGTGACTGTTGAGCCACAAGTGCTAAGGTTCGAGAAGGATGAGAAAAAGTCGTATGTTGTTACATTCACTAGTACAAGAACAAGTTCAGAAAGAGATAGTTTTGGAAGCTTAGAATGGTCAAATGAAAATACTGTTGTGAGAAGTCCGATCACATTCAGTTGGAAAAAGCATAAAACAGATTGA